In Brachyspira hampsonii, the following are encoded in one genomic region:
- a CDS encoding calcium-translocating P-type ATPase, PMCA-type — translation MNGFLGSKEDILKELKVDSKIGLTEDGRKTSLEKYGANSFTKEKGATLIQKILEALKEPMILMLIFAGIIAIGVNTLAYFNGGHADFLECLGIFLAISLSITITIVMEGKSAKAFEALNSINEDIRVKVIRDGNIEIINQKDLLVGDIAFIETGNKLPADGRLLESVSLNIDESALTGESEPVEKDAEAILTDEKTPVAERINMAYSGSFVTTGNGKMVVTSVGDATEFGKIARELSKTKKTSTPLQEKLALLGKRIAAFGITAAVIVFIIQVVNFIRTGNASFDTISEAFITSIVLIVASVPEGLPTIVAVSLSINIIKMARQNALVKKMVACETIGSVNVICSDKTGTLTENKMTLNKLFANGEYIEPENIKNEKIIKNFAINSTADVDYKDNQAKFLGNPTECALLVAASKSGFNYKEIREKSKIIYEYPFSSDTKNMTTVAKIDNETIVFTKGSPEKIMAMCSIGDAEKKGIEEAIEKFQNEAKRVIAFAHKIVDDNVENNREKLESNMIYDGFVAISDPVRKEVYDAVEQCRSAGINIKMLTGDNIVTATAIARELKILNENSIVLEAKDIDAMDDSTLKQNLSKISVIARSTPTVKMRVVNAIKEMGNVVAVTGDGINDAPAIKNADVGVAMGITGTEVSKEASDIVLLDDSFATIVKAVQWGRGIYDNFQRFIQFQLTVNLASVVVVLISTLTGLKSPFSAIQLLWINIIMDGPPAIALGLEPIRDNLMKRMPTKRNASIVTKKMIFKIVFSATIMIVLFMLQSKLNILNVTEAEQPTVLFAMFVMFQIFNSFNSRELGFDSVFKYFLNNKLMLLSMGITFVLQILATQYAGGFFNTVPLSVDTWLKTVGISVIVILVAEIFKIFARMIKR, via the coding sequence ATGAATGGTTTTTTAGGAAGTAAAGAAGATATTCTTAAAGAACTCAAAGTTGATTCTAAAATTGGGTTAACTGAAGACGGCAGAAAAACTAGTTTAGAAAAATATGGTGCCAATAGTTTTACAAAAGAAAAAGGGGCTACTTTAATTCAAAAAATATTAGAAGCATTGAAAGAACCTATGATATTAATGCTTATATTTGCAGGCATTATAGCAATAGGTGTAAATACTTTAGCATATTTTAATGGAGGACATGCTGACTTTTTAGAATGTTTGGGTATATTTTTGGCTATAAGTTTATCTATTACTATTACTATAGTTATGGAAGGTAAAAGTGCCAAAGCATTTGAAGCATTGAATAGTATTAATGAGGATATTAGAGTAAAAGTTATAAGAGACGGAAATATAGAAATAATCAATCAGAAAGATTTGCTTGTAGGAGATATTGCTTTTATAGAAACAGGAAATAAACTTCCGGCTGACGGCAGATTATTAGAAAGCGTATCTCTTAATATTGATGAATCAGCTTTAACAGGAGAAAGTGAGCCTGTAGAAAAAGATGCTGAAGCTATACTCACAGATGAAAAAACTCCTGTAGCTGAGAGAATAAATATGGCTTATTCGGGTTCATTTGTTACTACAGGTAATGGTAAAATGGTAGTTACCTCTGTAGGAGATGCCACAGAGTTTGGTAAAATAGCTAGAGAGCTTTCAAAAACAAAGAAAACTTCTACTCCTTTACAGGAAAAACTCGCTCTTTTAGGAAAAAGAATAGCGGCATTTGGTATAACTGCTGCTGTAATAGTATTTATTATTCAAGTAGTTAATTTTATAAGAACAGGTAATGCTAGTTTTGATACTATTTCTGAAGCGTTTATTACAAGTATAGTTTTGATTGTAGCATCTGTACCAGAGGGACTTCCTACAATAGTTGCAGTTTCTCTTTCTATAAACATTATAAAAATGGCTAGACAAAATGCTTTAGTAAAAAAGATGGTGGCATGTGAGACTATAGGAAGTGTAAATGTTATTTGTTCTGATAAGACTGGTACTCTTACAGAAAATAAAATGACATTAAATAAATTATTTGCTAATGGTGAATATATAGAGCCTGAAAATATTAAAAATGAAAAGATTATAAAAAACTTTGCTATCAACTCTACAGCAGATGTTGATTATAAAGATAATCAGGCTAAGTTTTTGGGAAACCCTACAGAATGTGCATTACTTGTAGCAGCAAGCAAGTCTGGATTTAATTATAAAGAGATAAGAGAGAAATCAAAAATAATATATGAATATCCTTTCTCATCAGATACAAAAAACATGACAACAGTTGCCAAGATAGATAATGAAACTATTGTATTTACAAAAGGAAGCCCTGAAAAAATAATGGCTATGTGCAGTATAGGTGATGCTGAGAAAAAAGGTATTGAAGAGGCAATAGAAAAATTCCAAAATGAAGCGAAAAGGGTAATAGCATTTGCTCACAAGATAGTAGATGATAATGTTGAAAATAATAGAGAAAAACTTGAAAGTAATATGATATATGACGGATTTGTAGCAATATCAGACCCTGTAAGAAAAGAGGTTTATGATGCTGTTGAACAATGCAGAAGTGCTGGAATAAACATAAAAATGCTTACAGGTGATAATATAGTTACAGCAACTGCTATAGCTAGAGAATTAAAAATACTTAATGAAAACAGCATAGTTCTTGAGGCAAAAGATATTGATGCTATGGACGACAGCACATTAAAACAAAATTTAAGTAAGATATCAGTTATAGCAAGAAGCACTCCTACAGTAAAAATGCGTGTAGTTAATGCCATAAAAGAGATGGGGAATGTAGTTGCTGTTACAGGAGATGGTATTAATGATGCTCCTGCGATTAAAAATGCCGATGTTGGCGTTGCTATGGGTATAACAGGTACAGAAGTATCAAAAGAGGCTAGCGATATAGTTCTTCTTGATGATTCATTTGCTACTATTGTTAAAGCTGTTCAATGGGGACGAGGAATCTATGATAATTTCCAGAGATTTATACAGTTTCAGCTTACAGTTAATTTAGCTTCTGTAGTGGTTGTTCTCATTTCTACATTGACAGGTTTGAAATCGCCTTTTTCTGCCATACAGTTATTATGGATAAACATTATTATGGACGGACCTCCAGCTATAGCTTTGGGACTAGAACCTATAAGAGACAACTTGATGAAAAGGATGCCTACAAAAAGAAATGCAAGTATCGTAACTAAAAAGATGATATTTAAAATAGTATTTTCAGCTACCATTATGATAGTATTATTTATGCTTCAAAGCAAATTAAATATACTTAATGTTACAGAGGCAGAACAGCCCACAGTATTATTTGCCATGTTTGTAATGTTCCAGATATTTAATTCTTTTAATAGCAGAGAATTAGGATTTGACAGCGTATTTAAATACTTTTTGAATAATAAATTAATGCTTTTAAGTATGGGTATTACTTTTGTATTACAGATATTAGCAACTCAGTATGCTGGCGGATTTTTTAATACTGTACCTTTAAGCGTAGATACTTGGTTAAAAACGGTAGGAATTTCAGTTATTGTTATTTTAGTTGCAGAAATTTTTAAAATATTTGCTA